The stretch of DNA TATTTCCTTTCATTTTGTTGATATAATCTTCAATTTGATCTGGAACTCCATTTTTATTTAAATCGATTCCTCTACCTTTAGTATCAACATCAATACCAGCCATAGTGTTTGGTTCAACATCTAAATAATCTGGCACACCATCACGGTCTGTATCATTTAACATAACTTCAAGATCAGCAACTCTTTTTTCTAAAGCAGCATATCTTTCAGCGTCTTTATCAACAACATACCAATCTGCATGAGTTTTGTTTTTACCTAAATAAATAGAAAGTCCTAATGAGAAGTTATATAACGTACTGTTAAAACCTCTATCTTCTTTTACAGCAGGATCTTCATAACCATCAAATGTATATTGTTGGTTAACATTGTTAATCATTGAAAAATCTGCGTTTAGGGCAACGCGATTAGAAATTTTATATTAAGCAGTTAAACCTAAAATAAAATTTGTCATATCGTCATTTCCATCAAAATTATCATTTGTCATAAATGAAAATCCTAAACCAGAATGAGCTTGAAGGTTTAATCTTTGTGTCCAATCTTCGAAACTTAAAACTCTACCTAAATTTACAACTCCTTGTAAACTTGAACGGTAGTATTTTCCATCAAAGCTATTTGATTCTGATTTATTTTTGAAAGAATCTAAACCAAAATCTAATTTTAAACCGAATTTATTGTTAAACATGTATCTAACACCTAAATCTCCATGAATAAAGTTTGTGTTAGAAGCATAGTAATTAACCGAAAATGGAGCAGTTGGTTTGCTTAATCCAGCGTTAACGTCAATTGACCATTTGTTATAGTTTCCATTTTCTGATGAATTCTCAGTATACTCTTGTGCATT from Flavobacterium haoranii encodes:
- a CDS encoding OmpA family protein, which translates into the protein MINNVNQQYTFDGYEDPAVKEDRGFNSTLYNFSLGLSIYLGKNKTHADWYVVDKDAERYAALEKRVADLEVMLNDTDRDGVPDYLDVEPNTMAGIDVDTKGRGIDLNKNGVPDQIEDYINKMKGNNVAEGTSLEEIINGGYVNVYFDFNSTQPTNSSYGAINFIVNYLKSNNGKSVDVVGYADEIGDSDYNKNLSGARAEAVKAIIVKAGIDANRMVIKPQGEDNSVDVKSEAARKLVRRVTFKLN